The following coding sequences are from one Ooceraea biroi isolate clonal line C1 chromosome 5, Obir_v5.4, whole genome shotgun sequence window:
- the LOC105287524 gene encoding uncharacterized protein LOC105287524, translating to MKPSDLRDELQKRQDDVSIFRKLISNAHNSSTDETVKDRQAILMHITEILSSNCELGDERASLACHAFYVLLSTEYDSRFVNDTAVHCQQLCSRDLHFLEKQYTVCDPELFKLLNAYGYLQASQRETFLEYDTLLAMFDVIHKNCMKYTRYSYFAYKVLHTWLRRLKETSDTRFWHENDCILERKLEAVIFSNWFNALNDVCKQNSQIFNVYLRIVSRKYNGFLEHVFHVCVRDVSWQNETKYTILAEICQVWDATRAMTTRDFLLDLCTSLTKNSLRCGGTKLYLVILRKLNEDEWKEAFGNVIKHVVERWESGEHEDHNALQSLFKYWLEPTIETHRGVLLFLWMLCSDSSGYFFRSHLQRMAGKLHVELPHGAHEIDLYVNDKEEIVRLNAFAVLCYRAVDLIDINETNPFFLIKRFLWFNANATTILMREGVIKYFAILCSNILKATGVEDDCARSVSEFMEWLSEYFLDCFEIGSCYQRKILALNLYRTLLSFMDGNFHSSCAHHRDCFRYVTTIDKCLKTSWRFTDKESLFVLLRLVLDSALDIRQLAAALILKYFTKDVLSTTEKHILYDCAWKHCNSSKFYKIESGAALMRIIAHWLPSNEVLKDATAVFVDNEEANIVAYSNYSQFLLNEARCQLTEMKGDILKAIVENRPFYGVLTALLTVAFHSGPENWILTPGFTEEVLNLLKDAVNFFLSTLSTTASNTAYSSSFAEMGLAIDEKIKTSKVDDANYDELQLSPAYQVLISCIWMSLKVSCQIASEIGILMQSDAQVRCSVDIIVTVLLKCRHKGVVESAGVAIANLSRNLYERKEYSDLPRTYLLDLLKDDAEKLLHLTRRGAGLSIMFHRLVVSDVRRNRPTVHLAVQTLLRALENSAADVRHAEAGQDSPWAKRLHFLRALVADREIHAQLIPYMENICLTCFEYMESDVWTVRNASLQLYGAVVPRLVGQCSGKGGGSLDFGNGYSVNHFVTHYPSLASRMRVQLHNVSRLRGTSTASLRSYSSVAHTLVLLSKLSTGGCDLIDYPTLTFLAEVKHLVRAFLSNPMTYVRQLAAKAYAALTPSARIQLEIQAIGEALPSCDTNTSHGYLLTRGYLKDKLNDCTQSFANVNYKETKTHGEFNFENRARYLGVSETWSNMCKREVAKQPCYVLETLFLQESVAHGTLCADRLFSHCSLSMIERIASSQKIQPGFFQFVGLWARLYAVHLKEKLCVSPDLDGSDREMVRGILSSNCADLSIEFLSSLSHCVPLLRLVLGHLISLQEDRHQLLVEEMVTFTLKTIKRASSQADVPEFDALIEELNQMETSSSMISVRNSLILACSRREALITEVLSRAFRMCTDEKQSARLTAAEYVELALHRFTQLENGNKLTVMRCCLILMKDEIAEIREIASTSLQRYAFRDGNSTAPSRLQHEEVVYQRLLREVFRCRFDAAFAEDDINFVRCFTRSVRDVDSNAIIENPFNHDDSTFHREESKFLNMYSLHAKFRLDDESAGDDGGIREGCFDVTQAIQTRHFKKFREKAGLIYDDLRVILYIKEMNYLARKRDVIIQQ from the exons ATGAAACCGAGCGATCTACGTGACGAATTACAAAAGCGGCAGGACGATGTATCGATTTTCCGA aaattgaTAAGCAATGCGCATAATTCCTCGACGGACGAAACCGTGAAAGACAGGCAAGCAATTCTCATGCACATTACAGAAATACTCAGTAGCAACTGCGAATTGGGAGACGAACGTGCCTCGTTAGCGTGTCATGCATTTTACGTTTTACTCTCGACGGAGTACGACTCGCGGTTCGTCAACGACACCGCCGTGCACTGCCAGCAATTGTGTTCGCGCGACCTGCATTTCCTCGAGAAGCAATATACCGTTTGCGATCCCGAGCTGTTCAAGCTGTTAAATGCTTATGGGTACTTGCAAGCGAGTCAAAGAGAAACCTTCCTCGAGTACGACACTCTCTTGGCCATGTTCGACGTGATACACAAGAATTGTATGAAGTACACGCGATACTCCTACTTTGCCTATAAGGTATTACATACGTGGTTAAGGAGATTGAAGGAGACGTCCGATACACGTTTCTGGCACGAAAATGATTGCATCCTGGAGCGAAAACTGGAAGCTGTTATATTCTCCAACTGGTTCAACGCGCTCAACGACGTCTGCAAGCAAAACTCACAGATTTTTAACGTCTACCTGCGGATAGTGTCGCGAAAGTACAACGGATTTCTTGAGCACGTGTTTCACGTGTGCGTTAGGGACGTGTCGTGGCAAAACGAGACGAAGTACACTATTCTGGCGGAAATCTGTCAAGTGTGGGACGCTACGAGAGCTATGACGACGAGAGACTTCTTACTCGACCTGTGCACCAGTTTGACGAAGAACTCTTTGCGTTGTGGCGGTACCAAACTTTACCTGGTAATCCTGAGAAAATTGAACGAGGACGAGTGGAAAGAGGCGTTCGGGAACGTTATAAAACATGTTGTCGAGCGTTGGGAATCGGGAGAGCA CGAGGATCACAACGCTCTTCAATCATTGTTCAAATATTGGCTCGAACCGACCATCGAAACGCACAGGGGCGTTCTGCTATTCTTGTGGATGTTATGCAGCGATTCATCGGGCTACTTCTTCCGTTCGCATCTGCAGAGAATGGCCGGCAAATTGCACGTGGAGTTGCCACACGGAGCGCACGAAATTGATCTTTACGTAAACGACAAGGAGGAAATCGTCCGGTTAAACGCTTTCGCTGTGCTTTGCTACCGTGCCGTTGATCTGATCGACATCAACGAAACGAATCccttttttctaataaaacgatttttgtggttcaacgCCAATGCTACGACAATTCTTATGAGGGAaggagtaataaaatatttcgcaatACTGTGCTCGAACATCTTGAAAGCAACCGGCGTTGAGGACGATTGTGCACGATCCGTTTCCGAGTTCATGGAATGGCTGAGCGAGTATTTCCTCGATTGTTTCGAGATCGGCTCGTGCTATCAGCGCAAGATCCTTGCTTTAAACCTGTACAGGACTTTACTCTCCTTCATGGATGGAAATTTTCATAGCAGCTGCGCTCATCACAGGGACTGTTTTCGTTATGTCACGACGATTGACAAATGTCTAAAAACCAGTTGGAGATTCACTGATAAGGAAAGCCTATTCGTGTTATTAAGACTCGTATTAGACTCGGCACTCGATATCAGGCAATTAGCAGCCGCtcttattttgaaatattttacgaaagaTGTTTTATCGACTACGGAAAAACAT atACTTTATGACTGTGCATGGAAACACTGTAATTCATCCAAGTTTTACAAGATTGAAAGCGGCGCAGCTCTTATGAGGATAATAGCACACTGGTTACCTTCGAACGAGGTCCTTAAGGACGCAACGGCAGTATTTGTCGACAATGAAGAAGCTAATATTGTTGCTTACTCGAATTATTCACAATTTCTATTAAACGAAGCTCGGTGTCAATTAACGGAGATGAAGGGCGATATTTTAAAGGCTATTGTCGAGAACAGACCATTTTATGGCGTGTTGACTGCTTTGCTGACAGTTGCTTTCCACAGTGGCCCAGAAAATTGGATTTTAACACCAGGATTTACGGAGGAAGTGTTAAATCTGTTGAAAGACGCCGTTAACTTCTTTTTATCCACTTTATCTACAACAGCATCGAATACAG CTTATTCATCCTCGTTTGCGGAAATGGGATTAGCGATCGATGAGAAGATTAAGACTAGCAAAGTAGACGATGCCAATTATGACGAATTACAATTATCGCCGGCATATCAAGTGCTCATCTCGTGTATTTGGATGTCTTTAAAG GTATCGTGTCAGATTGCCAGCGAAATTGGGATATTAATGCAATCGGATGCACAAGTGAGATGTTCCGTGGACATTATCGTTACGGTACTATTAAAGTGTCGGCATAAAGGCGTGGTGGAATCCGCTGGGGTAGCAATCGCGAATTTATCTAG GAATTTGTACGAGAGGAAAGAGTACTCCGATCTGCCGAGAACGTACCTGTTGGACCTGTTAAAAGATGATGCGGAAAAATTGTTACACTTGACGCGACGCGGTGCCGGATTGTCGATCATGTTTCACAGATTAGTCGTCAGCGATGTTCGGAGAAATCGACCGACGGTGCATCTCGCTGTGCAGACGCTGCTGCGTGCGCTGGAAAATTCAGCAGCGGACGTCCGACACGCGGAAGCCGGGCAGGATTCACCGTGGGCGAAACGCTTGCACTTTCTGCGCGCGTTGGTGGCTGACAGGGAGATCCACGCACAATTGATTCCGTACATGGAAAACATCTGTTTGACGTGCTTCGAGTACATGGAATCCGACGTTTGGACCGTGAG GAACGCGAGTTTGCAGCTATACGGCGCGGTAGTGCCGAGATTGGTGGGCCAATGCTCCGGCAAAGGTGGCGGATCGTTGGATTTCGGCAACGGTTACTCCGTTAACCATTTCGTCACGCATTATCCGTCATTGGCAAGCCGCATGCGGGTGCAGTTGCATAACGTTTCGAGACTACGCGGTACCTCAACCGCGTCATTACGTTCCTACTCGAGCGTCGCGCACACTCTCGTGCTGTTGTCCAAACTGTCAACGGGCGGTTGCGATCTTATTGACTATCCCACGCTGACTTTTCTGGCGGAAGTGAAGCACCTGGTACGCGCCTTTCTCAGTAATCCAATGACGTACGTCAGGCAATTGGCCGCTAAAGCATACGCAGCTCTCACGCCTTCTGCACGTATTCAGCTGGAGATTCAGGCGATCGGAGAGGCTCTTCCAAGTTGCGACACTAACACTTCACACGGATACTTGTTAACTCGTGGATATTTGAAAGACAAACTGAATGACTGCACGCAAAGCTTCGCGAATGTGAAttacaaagaaacaaaaactcACGGCGAATTTAATTTCGAAAATCGCGCGAGGTATCTCGGTGTATCGGAAACTTGGAGCAACATGTGTAAACGCGAGGTAGCCAAACAACCATGTTACGTGCTAGAAACGTTGTTTCTTCAGGAATCAGTCGCCCACGGAACGCTTTGCGCGGATAGATTATTTTCCCATTGCAGTTTATCGATGATCGAACGTATTGCATCATCACAAAAGATCCAGCCAGGATTTTTTCAGTTTGTTGGACTCTGGGCACGATTGTACGCTGTTCatcttaaagaaaaattatgtgtCTCGCCAGATTTGGACGGTTCTGATCGAGAGATGGTACGCGGTATTTTAAGTTCGAATTGCGCCGACCTGAGCATCGAATTTCTCAGTAGTTTGTCACATTGCGTTCCTCTGCTTCGACTTGTTCTCGGGCATTTGATATCGCTGCAGGAAGACCGTCACCAGTTACTTGTAGAAGAGATGGTaacatttacattaaaaactATAAAGCGTGCTAGCTCGCAAGCCGACGTGCCAGAATTCGATGCGCTAATAGAAGAACTTAATCAGATGGAGACGAGCTCGAGCATGATTAGCGTGAGAAATTCATTGATCCTAGCGTGTTCCAGGCGCGAAGCATTAATAACGGAAGTGCTGTCGCGTGCCTTTCGCATGTGCACGGACGAGAAGCAATCAGCGAGATTGACAGCAGCAGAATACGTCGAGCTTGCGCTGCATCGTTTCACGCAGCTGGAAAACGGCAACAAATTGACCGTCATGCGATGCTGTTTGATTTTAATGAAGGACGAGATCGCGGAGATACGCGAGATCGCGTCGACGTCATTGCAGAGATACGCATTTCGCGATGGTAATTCTACGGCGCCAAGTCGATTGCAACACGAGGAGGTCGTGTACCAACGTCTCCTGCGAGAAGTGTTCCGTTGTCGATTCGACGCTGCGTTTGCCGAGGACGACATCAATTTTGTACGATGTTTCACACGTTCCGTCCGAGATGTCGATTCCAACGCGATAATCGAGAATCCGTTCAATCACGACGACAGCACCTTTCACAGAGAGGAGTCGAAATTTTTGAACATGTACTCGCTTCACGCGAAATTCCGGCTGGATGACGAATCTGCCGGTGATGACGGTGGCATTCGGGAAGGTTGTTTCGATGTCACGCAGGCGATACAAACAAGGCACTTCAAAAAGTTTCGGGAGAAGGCCGGCCTTATCTATGACGATCTGCGAGtaattttgtacataaaagaaatgaaTTATCTGGCACGGAAACGAGATGTTATTATACagcagtaa
- the LOC105287526 gene encoding REST corepressor 3 — protein MVLAERNSENVRNGRRSRGPSPNAQTESSSEEDGVPAEKIRVGRDYQVIVPEFVPVSERRLDQCPDRALLVWSPTTDIPDQKLDEYIILAKEKYGYNGEQALGMLFWHKHNLERAVLDLANFTPFPDEWTVEDKVLFEQAFQFHGKSFHRIRQMLPDKSIASLVKYYYSWKKTRTRTSLMDRQARKLTSKEGENGSENGSELGSNTDSESEEKKWTIHRGIRRGKNQAVPGSQGTDAKAPSDSENAPQVQGSCSNCGVACHSVRATPKGHACHSCYLHWRRTGVARPLTSMPGRSNKRKPPRGLVVNHDDLAALAGQPNQANNSLQAIDTEIVSLKRQIQANKQQVSALKRKTADGVDHLRPPEVSSRINARWTNDELLLAVQGIRKYGKDFAAIAEVIGTKTEAHLRSFFVNYRRRYNLDAVLKEFEAENGPILIDDEKEEKMDVDQSNDTAESSQKGKAAAGPGQAAK, from the exons ATGGTCCTGGCGGAGAGAAACTCGGAAAATGTGCGAAACGGTAGGAGATCGCGGGGCCCCAGCCCTAACGCGCAGACAGAATCTTCCAGCGAGGAGGATGGTG tgcCAGCAGAAAAGATAAGAGTAGGAAGAGATTATCAGGTCATTGTTCCAGAATTTGTTCCTGTTAGTG AACGTCGGTTGGATCAATGCCCCGATAGGGCTTTACTGGTCTGGTCACCTACCACAGACATACCGGATCAGAAAT tggatgaatatattatattggctAAGGAAAAGTATGGTTACAATGGGGAACAGGCGTTGGGAATGCTATTCTGGCACAAGCACAACTTAGAACGTGCCGTATTGGATCTGGCAAATTTCACACCATTTCCTGACGAGTGGACGGTCGAGGACAAAGTGTTGTTCGAACAAGCGTTCCAGTTCCATGGCAAGAGTTTTCACCGTATTCGGCAAATG TTACCCGACAAATCTATCGCCAGTCTTGTGAAATATTACTACAGTTGGAAGAAAACGCGAACCAGGACGTCACTGATGGACAGGCAAGCACGTAAATTGACAAGCAAGGAAGGCGAGAACGGCAGCGAAAACGGAAGCGAACTTGGTTCCAACACGGATAGTGAATCCGAGGAAAAA AAATGGACGATCCACCGCGGAATACGTCGTGGAAAGAACCAAGCTGTGCCAGGAAGCCAAGGCACTGACGCTAAGGCCCCATCCGACTCGGAAAACGCCCCTCAGGTTCAG GGCTCGTGTAGCAACTGTGGCGTTGCTTGCCATAGTGTTCGTGCGACGCCCAAGGGACACGCGTGTCATAGCTGCTATCTACATTGGAG GCGCACTGGTGTAGCGAGACCGTTAACTTCCATGCCGGGTCGTTCGAATAAAAGAAAGCCACCTCGTGGGTTGGTTGTGAATCACGATGATCTGGCGGCTTTAGCCGGTCAGCCGAACCAGGCCAACAACAGCTTACAAGCTATCGACACTGAAATCGTTAGCCTTAAGCGTCAA ATACAAGCGAACAAACAACAAGTGAGTGCGTTGAAGCGGAAGACAGCTGACGGCGTCGACCACTTACGGCCGCCGGAAGTGTCGAGCCGCATAAACGCTCGTTGGACGAACGATGAGCTGTTGCTGGCCGTTCAAGGTATTAGAAAATACGGGAAGGATTTCGCCGCGATCGCCGAAGTTATCGGGACCAAAACTGAGGCCCAtttgcgatcattttttgtcaATTATCGACGAAGATATAACTTGGACGCGGTCTTAAAGGAATTCGAAGCTGAGAACGGTCCAATATTGATCGACgatgagaaagaggaaaag aTGGACGTTGACCAATCAAACGACACCGCGGAATCGTCTCAGAAGGGAAAAGCTGCCGCTGGACCTGGACAAGCCGCTAAATAA
- the LOC105287527 gene encoding diphthine--ammonia ligase, producing the protein MRVVALISGGKDSCFNMMQCITAGHEIVAVANLYPVEKDDLDSFMFQTVGHQGIKYIAQAMGLPIYRYPTFGKANVQEKCYYPTENDEVEDLFKLLNTVKERENIEAVSSGAILSDYQRIRVENVCNRLGLISLSYLWKRDQEELLNEMIQSSVNAVLIKVAALGLETKHLGKSISEMQPHLVKIKEKYGVNICGEGGEYETFTLDCPLFAKSIVIDAYESIVNSRDDVAPVGYLRFTKIHLQEKDNGELEKLSLSERLKTVSIKTPQDYIAEIIGPELHDGCNLSEDENDEHACESNSLKASNSGQFHPPSPMEILYEEEDYPDAPVVNRNQTGWFWFGGIVGKHPDVTAAVEEALEKLSTLVQNENLRTSDIVAVTLYIKDMSNYKAINDTYVSWLGKRNPPVRICVECPLNVHVALDATAYKENQESGDKWACKRHTMHVQSISHWAPANIGPYSQAVRVGDIILVAGQIPLVPGNMNLLDMNIKRQCRLTLRHIDRIVKAMDAKLRDIVQGICFLTHPSYIVDARKEWERRTRNAIVDYVVVPNLPRGAQVEWCVWAHRDNNRFEYEETGKCVANFRIAIRRRWNYENNVSAIVCYMSTGSSNSTGNLTTEASLPSMELNANELSEAFEYLLCKLRKGSQSASPTCSLRIFYKVGSFPGPNFLHDVLSKFSTQNLVITIIPATHLHNFSTLLSIYGIRHE; encoded by the exons atgagGGTTGTCGCGCTAATCAGTGGTGGCAAAGATTCTTGTTTTAATATGATGCAGTGCATAACAGCTGGCCATGAGATAGTGGCTGTAGCTAATTTATATCCTGTTGAAAAAG ATGATCTGGACTCGTTCATGTTTCAAACGGTAGGGCATCAAGGCATCAAGTACATTGCTCAAGCTATGGGCTTACCTATATATCGTTACCCGACATTTGGCAAGGCCAATGtgcaagaaaaatgttattatccCACAGAGAATGACGAGGTTGAGGATCTTTTTAAACTTCTGAATACAGTGAAG gaacgtgaaaatatCGAGGCTGTGTCAAGTGGTGCTATTCTTAGTGATTATCAACGAATTCGCGTGGAAAATGT GTGCAATCGTTTAGGTCTTATTTCCCTATCGTACCTGTGGAAACGGGATCAGGAGGAATTGTTGAATGAAATGATACAAAGTTCAGTTAACGCGGTATTGATCAAAGTCGCCGCTCTCGGTCTTGAAACTAAACATTTGGGTAAATCTATATCCGAGATGCAACCTCATCTTGTTAAAATA AAAGAGAAGTATGGAGTGAATATATGTGGGGAGGGAGGGGAGTATGAAACTTTTACTCTGGATTGTCCTTTATTTGCCAAGAGTATTGTGAT TGACGCTTATGAGAGCATTGTAAATTCGAGGGATGACGTGGCGCCTGTAGGATATCTCAGATTCACAAAGATTCATTTGCAAGAGAAGGAT AATGGGGAATTGGAGAAATTAAGTCTGTCGGAGAGACTAAAAACGGTTTCGATAAAAACACCACAGGATTATATCGCCGAGATCATTGGTCCAGAGTTGCATGACGGTTGTAACTTGTCGGAGGACGAGAATGATGAGCATGCGTGTGAAAGCAATAGTTTAAAAGCGTCGAACTCAG GTCAATTTCATCCTCCAAGTCCAATGGAAATTCTGTACGAAGAGGAGGATTATCCAGACGCGCCAGTAGTTAATAGAAATCAAACGGGATGGTTCTGGTTCGGCGGCATCGTGGGGAAACATCCCGACGTCACGGCCGCCGTGGAAGAGGCACTGGAGAAATTAAGCA CTCTGGTCCAAAATGAGAATCTACGCACGTCCGATATCGTCGCGGTGACGTTGTACATAAAAGACATGTCGAACTACAAGGCCATAAACGATACGTACGTCTCCTGGCTCGGTAAGAGAAATCCGCCCGTCCGTATTTGCGTCGAGTGTCCATTGAATGTACACGTCGCGCTTGATGCGACCGCGTACAAGGAGAACCAAGAAAGCGGCGACAAGTGGGCATGTAAACGGCACACGATGCACGTTCAGAGCATAAGCCATTGGGCGCCGGCCAATATTGGTCCTTATTCTCAGGCTGTTCGT GTGGGTGATATTATTTTAGTGGCTGGGCAAATACCTCTGGTGCCTGGCAACATGAATCTTCTGGACATGAACATTAAGCGACAGTGTCGCTTGACGCTCAGGCATATAGATCGCATCGTTAAGGCGATGGACGCGAAGCTGCGGGATATAGTGCAGGGTATCTGCTTCCTGACTCATCCCAGTTACATCGTGGACGCGAGAAAGGAGTGggagaggaggacgaggaatGCGATTGTAGATTACGTCGTTGTACCGAACCTGCCGCGCGGTGCTCAAGTCGAGTGGTGCGTTTGGGCTCACAGAGATAACAACCGATTCGAAT ATGAAGAAACGGGAAAATGCGTAGCTAATTTTAGGATAGCCATCAGACGCAGGTggaattatgaaaataatgtttCGGCTATCGTGTGTTACATGTCTACAG GTTCATCCAATTCGACTGGCAATCTAACAACAGAGGCGAGTTTGCCATCGATGGAGCTGAATGCGAACGAACTGTCGGAAGCCTTTGAGTATCTGTTATGCAAACTCAGGAAAGGCTCGCAGAGCGCGAGCCCGACGTGCAGTCTGCGGATATTTTACAAAGTCGGCAGTTTCCCGGGCCCGAACTTCCTCCACGACGTCCTGTCGAAGTTTTCTACGCAGAATCTAGTGATCACCATTATACCGGCTACTCACTTACATAACTTCAGTACTTTGTTATCTATATATGGAATTAGGCACGAGTAA